Part of the Arvicanthis niloticus isolate mArvNil1 chromosome 2, mArvNil1.pat.X, whole genome shotgun sequence genome, TAGAACtgattattttttcagttttttattctATATACTTTTCTAGTAGTGGATCTATATGTTGATCACCATCTACTGTGCATAAAAGCTACTCTGATTACAGTTGAGTGGTACCTTAGCCTATAGGGATAAAAGTAAGTCGTTGGAAGTCAGTTTCATATTGTGTCACTTTAACAGTATTTAGTATTAGGTTCTTTTGTAGGTCCTCTGACCTGTTTAACCATAGGCTCTTTACCTGATAAACTAAAAGGTGAATCATATTTTATCTatcaaaaatttcaaaatgtgaTGCAatttgtacattaaataaatagatctcCTTTTAAGACAAAGACAAATGACACCAAAACAGCTACATTCCAGGTTGTATTTTTAACTCTCTTTGTATTTCTATGTTCTGAAACTTCTCAATAATACTTAGGAGCCCATTACTTGGTTTTGATTCAGTATCTTTTTTCCATGATTTTGAACATAtaatttttcaacattttaatgAATAGTGTGAATAGAATACATTCTAACATCTTCTAATATTTCATTATAGTTATGAGTATaaagtttaaatgttttatttttcatatagcAATAATGAACAGTCAATTCACAAGAAGTGTGAGCTCAAAGCAAAGTTTTTAATCCTAATATTAACTCagtctcttaaaataaaataaactctttataTATGAGTAAATTCTGAAGTGCATATCTAAGTAAATATTGTTTTTACtcatgtttaaattttgttttgaaatttttttcatatgGGTACTGCATTTATGTCATTTCTCTCAGTCaaattctccctccttcctctgcatctcaagttcattcttcttttatttcaatatatatatatatatatatatatatatattatacacacatgcatatatatgtatgtatgtatgtatataggcaCTTAATAAGTTCATTAAGTGTTATCCATAAATGCATGTATTAAAACTGAACACTTGGGTTTGGATAGCCTACAGGACAGTTTCGtcctggaaaaaaatgtttttgtactCTCAGCAGACATTGATTGACTGTCTGACTGTCTCATTTTATCTAGAGGTGAAACCTTGTGAAGTTGCCCCTTCCACATTGATATAAATCAGCTGGTGTTATCATTATTTAAGGTCTTTTAGCCAACCCTATGGCTGATCTTACATGGTTGTACCTACcagtcatattttaaaagtcaaaaatatatttttgaattgtTTCCTTATGTGCTTATGCATATatgttctctgtccctctccttcctgtctctgtcagtctctttgtctcatttctctgtctctgtctctctctttctctgtttttgtgtgtgcacatgcgtgcacacaatGAATGCACTACCAGTGTCCATTAATTTTCATGCAGACTAAAACGACGGAATTGAGAATCTTCATTTGTTTCACTTTGTCTTGTTTCTTAGAGACAAGGTCTGTGTATGGACCCGGAACTTGCTAGCTCTCTGATAGATTAACTTTCCAAAGTTCAGCTGCATCTCACCTGTCTCAGAAATACCAGCACTAGGTTAAAATCACACTGCCATACTTGACTATAGACATAGGCAAAGGGGATGCAGATAAAATTCTTATAGTTACACAGTACTGGCTTTGTTTCATCCACAGAACTATCTTCCTAGCCTAAGGCATTAATTATTTTGATATGTGTCAGGAACCACTAATAAAGTTCTCCACATTTTCTTAATGGCATTCTTCATTTCCTTGTTCCTGAAAGTGTAAACCATAGGATTGAGTAATGGTGTCAAGACATCcgcaaatataaatacatttttctccAAAGAGAATGGAGATGTAGGTCGTGCATATATTAATATGCATGGTACAAAGAACAAAACTACGACAGTAATGTGGGACCCACAGGTAGAGAGAGCTTTACGTCTCCCTTCAGAACTATGGGTTCTCAGAGAGAACAATATTACACCATAGGAaacaagcaaaaaggaaaagataatgATGCAGATAGACCCACTGTTAGCAAACAccaaaattacaaatatatgtgtgtcgATGCAAGCAAGCTTCAGCAATGGGAACAAGTCACATataaaatgatcaataaaattAGGGCCACAGAAAGGCAAATGCAAAGTGAATATAATTTGTATGATTGAATGCAAAAATCCCCCTGCCCAGGCTACCCCCACCAGGATGCCACAGACCCTCCTATTCATAATGGAAGAGTAGTGCAATGGCTTAcaaatggccacatagcggtcataagCCATAGCTGCCAAAATGATCACCTCCACAGCACTGAAGAAGTGGACAGAAAACACTTGTGTCATGCAACATTCAAAGGAGATGGTCTTCCTCTTATAGAATAAATCTATAATCATCTTGGGTGTGACAATAGAGGAGACACATGCATCCAGTAAGGACAAGAATgccaggaagaagtacatgggagaACCCAGCAATGCAGGGCTCCAAACAATGGTCACCACAATTGTCATGTTGCCCCCAATTGTTGCAAGATAgagcaataaaaatataacaaataagaTCTTCTCAACTTTTGGGTTTTGTGAAAGTCCCAGGAGTATGAATTCAGTGACAACGGTCTGGTTTTGCATGATTCATAAGAAAGGAGTAGAAGTAAAATGTGTTCATGTAAATCTGCAATGAAAAAACTGTGTTATTTCATATAATGTGTAATACCACATCAACAAAAAGGTCCTTCCTTTGGTAGAATTAGCTTCACAGACTTTTTATTACCACGGAAACAGAATTAATAATTCTTAGCTTCTTTTATGTCCTATTTAATATAATCACTagtaacaaacaaaacagtgCCATCATATTTCAAAAACATAAGTTTCTAAAATTAGTCTTAAAATGTCTATTACAGTATATACAGGGCCATATATTACTATCAAAGGGTTATAGGTTATTaatcatttagaaaataatttaccTATAACAAGCTTTATTCTGAATTGAATCCTTAACACTAAGAGAATATTGATTGGAAATTAGGCTACATTTAAACAAAACTTGTTATTTAGATTAGGCAAGTATATCTATGTTTTGTTCATAATTTTGAATATTGCACATAGTATAAAGCTCTGTAGTAGAATCTTGTGAATCCATGTGAGGGATATGATGAATTTTCTTGTTTGATCTTATTGTATTAATACAAATTTAGATAAAAGCCAGAACTGAGGATAAGTGAATAAGATCATTACTACACTGAGCAATTATATTTACCTTTACTGCAATGCCACTGCTCAGAGAACAATATGGAAGAGAATGAGGGAAATTTAATAGCTGAGAAATGGAAAGGAGTGCTCTAAAATACCCTCTGAACTTGATTTAGCTATTAACTTCAAGAACTCAAAGTAGCTGCAAATATCTGCAAAAGATCGAGGAAACCAAAAATCCTAGCATTGTTGGGGAAGATAATTTCTACCCCTTATAATTATGAGGAGGTATTCTCACTTAATATTTGCTAGGAACGGGTAACTATTCTTTACTGAGGATGTGGTCGGTGGTAGGTTCCCCATGTTCCAGTGTGTAAAACCGGGAATCTCACATCTAGGAAATACCAACTGGGTACAGTGAGTTACCAAAAAATAAGAGAATCATATAGTTATGAGAAGTGTGTTGCATTTGACTTAGGGGGATTCAAAGAGGGGAATGAGGGTAGATAGCATCATGCTTAATTGTAGACATGtgtcaacattttaaatatacagaaaaactgGAAGTATATTAAAACTAAGCCAAATATTATGGTAAGTAGAGAGAAAAATTTAA contains:
- the LOC117703183 gene encoding olfactory receptor 4C15-like, which encodes MQNQTVVTEFILLGLSQNPKVEKILFVIFLLLYLATIGGNMTIVVTIVWSPALLGSPMYFFLAFLSLLDACVSSIVTPKMIIDLFYKRKTISFECCMTQVFSVHFFSAVEVIILAAMAYDRYVAICKPLHYSSIMNRRVCGILVGVAWAGGFLHSIIQIIFTLHLPFCGPNFIDHFICDLFPLLKLACIDTHIFVILVFANSGSICIIIFSFLLVSYGVILFSLRTHSSEGRRKALSTCGSHITVVVLFFVPCILIYARPTSPFSLEKNVFIFADVLTPLLNPMVYTFRNKEMKNAIKKMWRTLLVVPDTYQNN